The Lolium perenne isolate Kyuss_39 chromosome 6, Kyuss_2.0, whole genome shotgun sequence genome segment AGCGGGAGAGCGATTTGGCAGGGTACATTCCATTTAATGCTGGATCAACCATCTTAGAAAGTGCATCGATATCATGAAGCTGAGGCGTAGCCCATCTAACAAGAGACTGTTCTGACCTGTCTCTAGAACTGCAAAAAAACGCCCAAGGTCATTTCACTTTTTATAAGGTGCAAAAAACCGGAATCAGAATAGAATCAAGAGGGCTTTACCTGTCTAGTGGCTTCCTTCCAGTCAATAGCTCTAGCATCACAACCCCAAAACTGTACACATCACTCTTTACAGTATAAATTCCTGACATGGAGAACTCTGGGGCACTGTATCCAAATGAGCCGACAACTTCAGTAGAAACCTGGAATAACAAGCAAAGTAGTCAGTGCAGATTACATCTACAGATGCCAAACATGGCACAAAATTTGAACCAGGTCGATACTTGAGAAATGTATCTGTATGATACTTGCCTGCCTCTCGTTATTAGGTGTCAATGCAGCGAGCCCACAGTCAGATAAATGTGCATTATGCTCTTCATCAAGTAGGATGTTCGAGGACTTGAAGTTTTTATGAACAACCGAAGGCAAGCACACCTCATGCAGGTATCTATGACAATGTTTGAAAGAGATCAACATTATGTCTCGTCCACTATAACCTTCAGAAAGACTGAAAATGTGGTGAGAAGTGAGATTCAGAACTCTTACTCTAGTGCCCGAGCAGTGCCGAGTGCTATCCTCACACGGATGTTCCATGTAAGCCTTCTGCTCATCTCATCAGAGAAGTGCAGCATATCATGCACTGTTCCATTTGCAATGTACTCATAAACAAGAAGCCTTTGCCCATGCTCAACACAGTATCCTGTAAGTGGCACAATGTTTGGATGCCTAAGTCGTGACATACTTGATAcaacctcaaggaaatcatcttcTTCCTGCAAGGAGAGGGCGGCACTGTCTACCTTCTTAACTGCCAGAACCTGAAATGGTGGGACAGAATTCAGTGCAAGGCACATAATTAGAGAGTAAAAAAGGTTACGAACAATGATAACATAAAATAATCTCACATATTCGTGATTATcaagttcatatgcataaaatagTTTTGTACTCTGAATTGGATAAAATTAGAAATAGAGCTGATTCAGTCAGACGTGAATTTGAGGGTTACAAGTAATAACAAGGAGCGCATTGCTGAATTCCGTATAGGTTATATATCACATGCATGCTATATGACAGTAAGCATATTTTACCTTTCCATTGGAAAAATCAGCCTTGTAAACACGACCAAGTGAACCCTCGCCTAGAAGAGAATCTTGACAGAAGCTATTCGTTGCAACTTGCAGGGAAGCAACAGTGTAGGGCGTCGCAGTTATGGGGACCTTTGCCTTTCTCATAGAACCATTTTTACCATAAACCCTCTCGGGAGTCATTTTCTCAGCAGGCAGAGGTTTCATAGCTGTATTTTCAAGTCCCTGCTCTGGGATTTCCCTGTTAGACACTACAAAACCAAAACACAGATAGCAGTGAAAATCTGAATAATTCAGATAAAAATGCCAAATATTATGAAGGGACCGATTACAAGATCTCCACTACTAGTTTTATTGTCCTACCACAGAAAGCAGAGTGGAAACTGTACTTATATGAAGGTCAAAGATCCCATGTGAAAAGAAAGCAAATGCTAGTAATATACCTAATGTTGGAGCTTGGAGGTTGTATCATGAAACATAGTGTGCCATGTAAGTTGTGTTATGCAGGCAAAGACAGATATGCCAAGCTCTACCAATGGTCACACCCCAATTATCTAATGTTCTTTCCATCAGTGATATCTACATTGTGTGATTTCGGACCAATGAAACAGCACTCAAGTCTACAATTGCCTTATCAACTATGGGTAATATGTCAGCTGGTTGAAAAATAGCATAAGATTATACAAATACAATACATCAACAAGAAAAATTGCCAGCTTAAGAAAGTGTAGTACCTTCCTCTATGTTCACTGATAGTGGACCTACAAAATCTTTGTATTCGCTGCTACTGTCATCCTTCTTTTTCCGAGCATTGCGAATGCAGAATACCAGAAGAAGAAGTACAAGCAAGGCAGCAAGTACGGAGCCAACAATTATCCCCACGAGTGCACCTGTATGCAGACCTTGCTTCTTGTCACCTTGACCAGTGGAGCTCTCAGAGCCTTTGGGAGCATTTCCACTTCCCCCAGTGTTAGGACGATTGCGTGGTCTTCTCGGGGGTGGTGGCATaaaaggtggtggtgggggagcAGGTCCGTTGGTGAATGAGTTGCCTCCAAGTCTACAGTTTTAATTACAACAGGTCATTTGAATGTTTCAATAAGGATGTTCATAAAAAGGGCACTAAAAGATTTTGGGACATACGTCACATCTGGGATTGAACTGATTTCTTGTGGTATCCAACCAGTAAAATTGTTGTTTGCAATATTTCTGTTAAAAAAATAAGCCAGGTTAATATTTCAGCAAGcaaacaacaaaatcagttaaatgGTTGCCAGAAAAGTCGCTTACAGGGTAGTAAGGCCTAGACCACCGAGAACATTGACAGAGCCTGTTAATTGATTGTTTTGCATATAACTGCAAAATGTGTTAGAATGCAGCAACCAGGACCCGAAAAGTTTGAACACAAATGCCAAATTTTGCTTTGAAGGAAATCACTGAATACTTACAGACTAGAAAGATTTGACAAAGAGCCAATAGAATTGGGAAGATCCCCTGTCAATTGGTTGAAAGATATGTCTCTGCAATGCAGTATACATAGCATAAGATGGATTCATGAAACCAAGGGAAGAGTATTTACAGCAGTACCAACCAAAAGGTAACTATTTAAAAACATTTCAGATTTCAGATACCCACCAGTATGGGGGAATGCTTAGATTGCAATTCAagaataatactccctccgattcatattacttgtcactAGTATGGATGTACCTAGaactaaaatatatctagatacatctatattagtggcaactaatatggatcggagggagtatcttGAAGGGTTATTTAAGGTTATGAAACTTATTTTAGGGAAAATACTCGAAACTTTCACTATATGGTTGTAGTGGAATACCAAACGtatgaaaataaaaacagaatccAATTCTAATCACTAAAGCAGTTAGTTTTTCCCTACTAACAAAATATGTCTTGCTTCCCCATATGAACTGTGAAGCAAGCAAAAATTTATGGTACTTAAGACCTTACAAGTTTACATTAGACAGTTCAAAAAAGTTTGAGCTATATGGTTTCCAGAAGAATAGGTGCCTTACAACTCTGAAAGTGAACTGAGGTTTCCAAATAAATCCCCAATTTGTTGAGCCAATGAGTTGTGGCTGACATTGCTGCATAGAAAGGTTAACCGCAATCACATATTGCTAGCAAAACTGAACGCTAATGCATTAATACTTGGGTATACATATAAGAAGAACAAAGCTGTGAGGAACATATGGAGTATACTAATTCATTCATATTCGTGC includes the following:
- the LOC127308205 gene encoding protein STRUBBELIG-RECEPTOR FAMILY 8, giving the protein MAALPAAALAGLLVALAAATAAATTESSDAAALGNLYTSWNSPSQLAGWSASGGDPCGAAWQGVTCTGSGVTGIKLPGTGLNGSLGYELSNLYSLKTLDLSNNNIRGSIPYQLPPNLTYMNLATNNFSGNLPYSISNMGSIEYLNVSHNSLAQQIGDLFGNLSSLSELDISFNQLTGDLPNSIGSLSNLSSLYMQNNQLTGSVNVLGGLGLTTLNIANNNFTGWIPQEISSIPDVTLGGNSFTNGPAPPPPPFMPPPPRRPRNRPNTGGSGNAPKGSESSTGQGDKKQGLHTGALVGIIVGSVLAALLVLLLLVFCIRNARKKKDDSSSEYKDFVGPLSVNIEEVSNREIPEQGLENTAMKPLPAEKMTPERVYGKNGSMRKAKVPITATPYTVASLQVATNSFCQDSLLGEGSLGRVYKADFSNGKVLAVKKVDSAALSLQEEDDFLEVVSSMSRLRHPNIVPLTGYCVEHGQRLLVYEYIANGTVHDMLHFSDEMSRRLTWNIRVRIALGTARALEYLHEVCLPSVVHKNFKSSNILLDEEHNAHLSDCGLAALTPNNERQVSTEVVGSFGYSAPEFSMSGIYTVKSDVYSFGVVMLELLTGRKPLDSSRDRSEQSLVRWATPQLHDIDALSKMVDPALNGMYPAKSLSRFADIIALCVQPEPEFRPPMSEVVQQLVRLMQRASIVRRQSGEELGFSYRASEREGDARDISF